In Lachnospiraceae bacterium, one DNA window encodes the following:
- a CDS encoding undecaprenyldiphospho-muramoylpentapeptide beta-N-acetylglucosaminyltransferase — MKKIILTGGGTAGHVTPNLALLPSLKKAGYEIRYIGSYQGIERKLIEGAGIPYDGISSGKLRRYFDLKNFSDPFRVAKGYFEALHLMKHYKPDVVFSKGGFVAVPVVLAAKHYKIPVIIHESDMTPGLANKICIPSAAKVCCNFPETLKYLPKDKAVLTGSPIRAELLEGDRSAGLSYAHLDENRPVLLIIGGSLGSVAVNTAVRKILPQLLNTFQVIHICGKGNLDESLISTEGYVQYEYVDAPLKHLFAAADVVISRAGANSICELLALRKPNLLIPLSAAASRGDQILNADSFARQGFSKVLKEEDLSDETLSTAVFDLYKNREAYINTMEKSSLSNAVETITGLIESCVSHS, encoded by the coding sequence ATGAAAAAAATCATTTTAACCGGCGGCGGTACTGCCGGTCATGTTACTCCCAATCTTGCACTTCTCCCTTCTTTAAAGAAGGCAGGTTATGAAATCCGTTATATCGGTTCTTATCAGGGTATTGAACGCAAGCTGATCGAAGGAGCCGGTATTCCTTATGACGGCATCTCTTCCGGTAAACTGCGCCGATACTTTGATCTGAAGAATTTTTCTGATCCGTTCCGTGTTGCAAAGGGCTATTTTGAGGCACTTCACCTTATGAAGCATTATAAACCAGATGTTGTATTCTCCAAGGGCGGTTTCGTTGCTGTACCAGTTGTACTGGCTGCAAAACATTATAAGATCCCTGTTATCATCCATGAATCAGATATGACTCCTGGTCTTGCAAACAAGATCTGCATTCCATCTGCCGCTAAGGTATGCTGCAACTTCCCGGAGACTCTTAAATATCTCCCTAAAGACAAGGCTGTCCTCACAGGTTCTCCGATCCGTGCAGAGCTTTTAGAAGGAGACCGCAGTGCTGGTCTGTCCTACGCTCATTTAGACGAAAACAGGCCTGTCCTTCTGATCATCGGCGGAAGCCTTGGATCTGTGGCTGTAAATACTGCAGTGCGAAAGATCCTTCCACAGCTTTTAAACACATTCCAGGTAATACATATCTGCGGAAAAGGCAATCTGGATGAAAGCCTGATCAGTACCGAAGGATATGTACAGTATGAATACGTAGATGCACCTTTAAAGCATCTGTTTGCAGCTGCTGATGTGGTCATTTCCCGTGCCGGAGCTAACTCCATCTGCGAACTCCTGGCTCTTCGCAAACCGAATCTTCTGATCCCGCTTTCTGCTGCTGCCAGCCGCGGAGACCAGATCTTAAATGCAGATTCTTTTGCACGTCAGGGCTTCAGCAAAGTCTTAAAGGAAGAAGACCTTTCCGATGAAACTTTAAGCACTGCTGTTTTTGATCTTTATAAAAACAGGGAAGCTTATATAAACACTATGGAAAAAAGCAGTCTCAGCAATGCGGTAGAAACCATTACCGGTCTGATCGAATCCTGCGTTTCCCATTCTTAA